Sequence from the Pseudocalidococcus azoricus BACA0444 genome:
AAATAGGCCCGTAATTGCTGATGCACCAAAACTTCCAACGCCCGTCTCCCAACTGTATGAACTCCTCAACTACCCCTATCCCCTTGGCCCTGACACCTCCTTAAAAAGAATCTCCCAGGCCTGGCAAAAACTGTAAGTCGTTTGTAGATCACCTTCAGTCTATTGACCAAATGGCAGGCAAGCGGGTAGCAGTGATATTTTAGGGATGCAGTGTGAGGTTTAACTATGAGCTTACCGACTCCCAGTCCCGAAGTGGTATTGCAACAACTGAATTGGCGCTATGCCACGAAAAAGTTTGATGCAGACAAAAAAATTCCGGCAGATGTCTGGGCGTTACTGGAACAGAGCTTAGTCCTTGCACCCTCCTCATTTGGCCTCCAACCCTGGAAATTTTTTGTGATCGAGAATCCGGCCATCCGGGCCCAACTGCTGGAACATTCCTGGGGACAAAAACAAGTCGTGGATGCCTCCCATTTAGTAGTCCTTGCCATCAGAACCACCATTGATGCGGATTATGTGGATCACTATCTCGCTCGGATGGCCGAAGTCCAGGGAGTCCCGGTGGAAAATCTGCAAAAATTTGGCGATGTGGTGAAAGGATTTATTGCCAAGCCACCCTACCCCTTGGATATGCAAGATTGGGCCACTCGACAGGTCTATATTGCCTTGGCTCAGTTAATGACCGTTGCTGCAATGGTGGGAGTGGATACTTGCCCGATGGAAGGCTTTATTCCCGCCAAATATGATCAGGTCTTGGGCCTGGCAGAATTAGGCTATAAATCCGTGGTTGTCTGTCCCTTAGGCTACCGGGCTGCAGATGATAAATATGCCACTTCGCCGAAAGTCCGCTTCCCCGTCTCAGAAGTAGTGGAATATCGCTAAGGAGTTATGGATTGGCTTAACCACGGCCCGAGGGCGGGAAGTAGATCACGGGATACGCACTCCGGCGCAAAATTTCACCGGCAAAGCTCGGAATGGAAAGCTCCCAGATTTTACCCACCGCTGCCGAGGACAAGCCAATGGCATGAATATCCAACTCATGGGCCACAGCTTCAACTTCTGTGACAGGGGTTCCGACTTTAATGATTGTTTTGATCCGTAATCCCAGGCCAGTCAATTCTTTTTCAGTCTCCGCCAAAATTATTTCTGCTTCCTTGACCTTTTGGTTAACACTTAAATCCTGCTGACCGGAATTATTAATTACCCAAACTAGCGTACAAGCCGCAAGGGGATGGGGCGGAGCTTCTTGGGCTAGGGTTTTAATTTGTTGCAGCAGGTGTTGAGCCGAGGGGCTGTGATCGTAGGGAATCATTACATGACGTAAGAGGTGCTGGCAGCGCAAAGCCAGTTCTTCCGAGGTCATGACCCAAAATAAATGGGGCCGGGCAATCATCACTGGAACTTTGGTACGTTGAATTAAATCAATGGTGGTACTGCCAAAGATTTTTTCGTCTAGTAAGCTCCGAGCCGGCCGACTCATCAAGACTAAATCTATCTGGTGTTGCTCAATCCCTTCTAAAATGACATCCACCGCTCGCCGGGTCTCAATAATGACTTCTGCGGTCAAACCGGGAGGAAATTGGCTTTGATCCACTGTCAAAAGTTCCCGGGCTTTGGTCAATTGTTTTTCCCGCTGGCGGATCCGTTCCAAGTCATCCTCAATGTGGCAGGAGTGGAGAAAAATCACCTTTTCCAGGCCATTGACCGCTAATTGAGGAATAAAATTCACCAGTCGCGGCAAGCCATCCGCTAAGTTGGTTGGGATTAAAATGCGCTTGAACATGGCTTTAGAGGTGCTCTCGAACTGTGCTTAGTTTGCAGCTTACCATAGAGTTTCCAGACCCCACCCCCGTTTTACTAGCCCCTAGATGATCTTAAATATCATCCCGGAGGATTTTTGGTAAGGCGGTCAAAATGGCCTGGCTTACCTGACGAGGGCGCAGATTATCCGCAATAGTTAAGGTTAAGTCGGCCTGGGCATAGAACTCATTGCGGGCCTGGGCCAGGGTGGTCAGTTTCTCGGCTAAAGCGGCATGAGCGAGGAGGGGACGGGTGGTATCTCCAGCCAAACGATTGACCAAGTTGGGGATCGATACCTTGAGCCAAATGACCAGGCCATGATGCAGATAACTCCAATTCATCGGCTCTAGAATAATTCCGCCCCCCGTGGCCACCACGAGATGATGATAGCAGGAGACTTCCGCAAGAACTTGGGTTTCTAGTTGACGAAAGGTGGCTTCCCCGGCCTGGGCAAAAATTTCACTCACAGACTGGCCGGCCACCTGTTCAATCAGGCGATCTGTATCCATAAACCGATAGCCCAAGGCCGCAGCAAGTTCTTGGCCAGTGGTCGTTTTACCGGATCCCATCATCCCAATTAAATAGAGATTCGTACCATTGAGGCGATGGGGGAGAGTTGAACATTGCGGGTCAGAAATCATCTTTCCTCCTCTAACCAGTCACCCCAGTCGTCATGATCCCTAACCCCATCATCGGAACCGGAGGGATGGTAGGGGGGTGTTAAAACCCGAAACTCAGCATCCACCACATCTTGGCGGACATTTGGGCGGGGGCGACGGGGTTTGCGCGCTGGCCGAGGGCTGGGTTCGGGCGGAACTGGCTCTGATTCAGGGACTTCTACCTCGGGAGTTTTGACCTCGGGGGCTTCTGGGCTGGGGTAACTCTCTTGGGGGCGGGGGAGTTGATCCTCAGGGGGGGTGACATTCCGGGCCTCTGACCAGCTTGCGCGACGGGGTGAGGCAGTCGGCTCCGTAAACCAGTCCTCAAGTTCAGGATCGGGTTCCGGGGCGGGGGGCGGTTGCGGGCGAGGACGGCGAGGGGGTTCCGCAGCCTTAACAACCCTATTTTGCCCGATTGACCACAGAAATGTGATCACCATCCCCACCAACAAACCTAAACCCAGGCCCGCCAAGATTAACAGTCCAAAGGGGTAAGCCGGAGTCCGCCAAAATAAAAAGACGATGGGGAATGAAACCTGCCAATTCTGCCAAATCAGCAAGGCCAGGCCAACTAGAACAACTAATAGAAGAATCCGCCGCACCAACTATTACTCCTCAGATGAAATTGGCCCCTGCCAACGCTTGAGGGGAACGCAGTCAACCTGGAGTTGATCAAGGGCGCGGGCCACGACAAAATCGACCAAATCTAAGATGGTTTGGGGTTGGTGATACCAGGCTGGGATCGCTGGAACAACGCGGGCCCCCGCTTCGGCCAATTGAGTCAGATTTCGCAGGTGAATCAAACTCCAAGGGGTTTCCCGCGGCACCAGGACTAATTTTCCCCCCTCTTTTAATTGGACATCGGCCGCCCGTTCAAGGAGATCACTACTCAATCCCGCCGCTAATTTCCCCACGGTGGCCATACTACAGGGAATCACCACCATCCCCAATGTCCGATAGGAGCCACTGGCAATGCTCGCCCCTAAATTCGTAGCTGAATGACAAATTAAGGTTCCCCCCGCTTCTTGGGTTTGTGACCGCCAAAACTCAGCTTGTTGGTCGGGTTGAGAAGGCATCATCATTCCCAATTCTGCCCGCCAGACTTGATAAGCCCCCTTAGAGGCAACCAAATCCACTGGATAGCCGGCCTGGAGTAAAAATTTCACGGCCCGGACTGCATAAATTAACCCAGATGCACCGGAAACACCCATAACAATCGGCAGTTTTGCTGTCACAGTTAATCCAAACCAGAACCGATGGCCCAACAGCCCCATTGACTATTGTAGGCGGGGCCTGGATTATCCTAATTTGTAATCATTGCGAGACTGGCCATGAATTCAATTCCGACTACCCATAATTTTGACCTAGAGCACCCAGGCCCCTCTTTATCGCCTGTCAACGATTGGCTTGATGTGGACTTACTGAACCAGCTTTTAGGAGCCGAGTCCCTGGAACAAGAAGTCGAAGCTCTGTTCGCAGACTTACCCCCCTTAGCTCTCAATGAAGTTAGGACTGTATTCTCATCTCCGTCCTCTCTTTTGTTATCAACTCCGACCCCCCAGGAAATCTACTTAACCCATCTCGCCACAACTAAAGCCTTGATCTACCACCTCCAGGCCGTAGTCGCGGAATTTGTCCCTGCTAGCCCTGGCATCTCCCCCCACCCGTTAACTTACCTCACAGATCAACTCCTAAATTCCGTGGAAGCGACTCAATTAGCTCTCGGAGCCTGGCCTGAGCATCCACAGCCCTAAACCCCTTTTCTAGTCAATCAATAAAATAAAAACTGCCTCAAGTGGGACAATTTCCGGTACATTTTGAGAATTGATTCGGCACATTTTTTAGCAGTAGGAGCGTAATCATGCAGGTCTGTGTGATTGGAACAGGGTATGTAGGCTTAGTCACGGGGGCCTGTCTGGCGCACATTGGCCATGATGTGATTTGCATTGATAACAACGCCGAGAAAGTTAAAATCCTCCAGGCCGGGCAATCCCCCATTTATGAACCAGGTCTGACGGAAATTCTCCGGGAGGCAATCCAGGCCCAAAAGATTCAATTCTCCAGTGACTTAGAGGCGGGCATTGAGCATGGGGAAATTTTATTTATTGCGGTGGGGACTCCGGCCTTACCAACGGGGGAAACGGATACTCGCTACATTGAAGCCGTCGCTCGGGGGATTGGTGAAAATCTTAAATCGGGGTATAAGGTCGTGGTCAATAAATCCACAGTCCCCATCGGCTCTGGAGATTGGGTCAGGATGTTGATCCTCGATGGGATTAACGAAAAGCGGCCGGAACTTGTCGATCAAAGTGGGGCAATCAAAGATGAGAGTCTCTTGTCCTTTGATGTGATCAGTAACCCGGAATTTTTACGGGAAGGTTCAGCCGTCTTTGATACCTTCAATCCAGATCGGATTGTCTTGGGGGGGAGTAGTCAGCGGGCCGTTGGGCTGATGAAGGAGCTATACACGCCGATTGTGGAGCGGAAATATGCTGAAAATCAAACCTTGCCGCCCGTACCAGTCCTCGTTACAGATCTCAGTTCTGCCGAGATGATTAAATATGCCGCCAATGCGTTTCTGGCCACCAAAATTAGCTTTATCAATGAAGTCGCTAATATCTGTGATCGGGTTGGGGCTGATGTCGTCCAAGTGGCTCAGGGGATTGGCTTAGATTCGCGGATTGGCTCAAAATTCCTCCAGGCCGGCCTGGGTTGGGGCGGGTCTTGTTTCCCGAAAGATGTCTCTGCCCTTGTCCACACGGCCGATGACTATAAATATGAAGCGGAGTTACTCAAATCTGTGGTGGCAGTCAATAAACGGCAGCGGTATATTGTCGTTGAAAAACTCCAGCAAGTCTTGAAAATTCTTAAGGGCAAAACCATTGGCCTGTTGGGACTCACCTTTAAGCCCGATACCGATGACTTGCGCGATGCCCCGGCGTTGAACCTGATTGAGGAATTAAACCGACTGGGGGCCAAAGTTAAAGCCTATGATCCCCTGGTCTCTCAATCGGGATTACGGTCTGGGCTATCGAATGTGATTGTGGAAACGGATCCCCTCCAACTGGCCGATGGGTGTGATGCCCTTGTCCTGGTTACAGACTGGCAGCAATTTCTGGAGTTAGATTACAGCAAAATTGCCGAGAACAT
This genomic interval carries:
- a CDS encoding NAD(P)H-dependent oxidoreductase, coding for MSLPTPSPEVVLQQLNWRYATKKFDADKKIPADVWALLEQSLVLAPSSFGLQPWKFFVIENPAIRAQLLEHSWGQKQVVDASHLVVLAIRTTIDADYVDHYLARMAEVQGVPVENLQKFGDVVKGFIAKPPYPLDMQDWATRQVYIALAQLMTVAAMVGVDTCPMEGFIPAKYDQVLGLAELGYKSVVVCPLGYRAADDKYATSPKVRFPVSEVVEYR
- a CDS encoding universal stress protein: MFKRILIPTNLADGLPRLVNFIPQLAVNGLEKVIFLHSCHIEDDLERIRQREKQLTKARELLTVDQSQFPPGLTAEVIIETRRAVDVILEGIEQHQIDLVLMSRPARSLLDEKIFGSTTIDLIQRTKVPVMIARPHLFWVMTSEELALRCQHLLRHVMIPYDHSPSAQHLLQQIKTLAQEAPPHPLAACTLVWVINNSGQQDLSVNQKVKEAEIILAETEKELTGLGLRIKTIIKVGTPVTEVEAVAHELDIHAIGLSSAAVGKIWELSIPSFAGEILRRSAYPVIYFPPSGRG
- a CDS encoding shikimate kinase, producing MISDPQCSTLPHRLNGTNLYLIGMMGSGKTTTGQELAAALGYRFMDTDRLIEQVAGQSVSEIFAQAGEATFRQLETQVLAEVSCYHHLVVATGGGIILEPMNWSYLHHGLVIWLKVSIPNLVNRLAGDTTRPLLAHAALAEKLTTLAQARNEFYAQADLTLTIADNLRPRQVSQAILTALPKILRDDI
- a CDS encoding flavin prenyltransferase UbiX, producing the protein MGVSGASGLIYAVRAVKFLLQAGYPVDLVASKGAYQVWRAELGMMMPSQPDQQAEFWRSQTQEAGGTLICHSATNLGASIASGSYRTLGMVVIPCSMATVGKLAAGLSSDLLERAADVQLKEGGKLVLVPRETPWSLIHLRNLTQLAEAGARVVPAIPAWYHQPQTILDLVDFVVARALDQLQVDCVPLKRWQGPISSEE
- a CDS encoding UDP-glucose dehydrogenase family protein yields the protein MQVCVIGTGYVGLVTGACLAHIGHDVICIDNNAEKVKILQAGQSPIYEPGLTEILREAIQAQKIQFSSDLEAGIEHGEILFIAVGTPALPTGETDTRYIEAVARGIGENLKSGYKVVVNKSTVPIGSGDWVRMLILDGINEKRPELVDQSGAIKDESLLSFDVISNPEFLREGSAVFDTFNPDRIVLGGSSQRAVGLMKELYTPIVERKYAENQTLPPVPVLVTDLSSAEMIKYAANAFLATKISFINEVANICDRVGADVVQVAQGIGLDSRIGSKFLQAGLGWGGSCFPKDVSALVHTADDYKYEAELLKSVVAVNKRQRYIVVEKLQQVLKILKGKTIGLLGLTFKPDTDDLRDAPALNLIEELNRLGAKVKAYDPLVSQSGLRSGLSNVIVETDPLQLADGCDALVLVTDWQQFLELDYSKIAENMANPVIVDGRNFLDRQALETLGFRYVGVGH